A single region of the Nocardioides aquaticus genome encodes:
- a CDS encoding DUF2726 domain-containing protein, which yields MSDELPEQRIAEQAARLPPGGAVTGWAACRLWGGSFFDGLAPDGRTRLPVPLDLGPVARLRPGAGALVVRTRLGPEQVTRGPARRTRRDRAVVDAMRLAPDLVEAVVAADMAMAAAISSPVRLARELLARPGLPGLRQVRAALRLASEHSRSPAETRLRLLAVGRAGLPAAVLVNCAVRDPAGRLLGVADLLDQEAGLVVEYDGAEHRGDRRSSRDAVKDEDLRDAGLEVTRVTGRDLHDPDLVVARLVRARARALVSRGPRRWVVTPPAPWVEAEITEREALERWHAGA from the coding sequence GTGAGCGACGAGCTGCCCGAGCAGCGGATCGCCGAGCAGGCCGCCCGGCTGCCGCCCGGGGGTGCTGTGACGGGGTGGGCCGCCTGCCGCTTGTGGGGCGGGAGCTTCTTCGACGGGCTCGCCCCGGACGGACGGACCCGCCTCCCGGTCCCCCTCGACCTCGGACCCGTCGCCCGGCTCCGCCCCGGGGCGGGTGCACTGGTCGTCCGTACCCGTCTCGGGCCCGAGCAGGTGACCCGCGGGCCAGCCCGCCGCACCCGACGCGACCGCGCGGTCGTCGACGCGATGCGGCTGGCTCCCGACCTCGTCGAGGCGGTCGTGGCAGCCGACATGGCGATGGCCGCCGCGATCAGCAGCCCCGTACGCCTCGCGCGCGAGCTCCTGGCCCGACCGGGGCTGCCCGGGCTGCGTCAGGTACGGGCGGCGCTTCGTCTCGCCTCCGAGCACAGCCGCTCCCCCGCCGAGACCCGTCTACGGCTCCTCGCCGTCGGCCGCGCGGGCCTGCCCGCCGCGGTCCTGGTCAACTGCGCCGTGCGGGACCCGGCCGGTCGCCTCCTCGGGGTCGCCGACCTGCTCGACCAGGAGGCCGGGCTCGTCGTGGAGTACGACGGCGCAGAGCACCGCGGTGACCGTCGGTCGTCGCGCGACGCCGTCAAGGACGAGGACCTCCGGGACGCCGGCCTGGAGGTCACCCGGGTGACCGGCCGGGACCTGCACGACCCCGACCTGGTCGTGGCCCGCCTGGTCCGCGCCCGGGCGCGGGCCCTGGTCTCGCGCGGTCCGCGGCGCTGGGTCGTCACCCCGCCGGCGCCGTGGGTCGAGGCCGAGAT
- the mftM gene encoding mycofactocin oligosaccharide methyltransferase MftM yields MSLAPGPVPPIDPLAPALPGERGVYRDGLVEVRAVGPQRPRRALRTVRTTHFDLAVRGDLVHLEHVLAPAEVDDDLAGLLAAELFGPGWLRGADLFERLFTGIVLSGEADPLTAWEGFYRATMARVEEEVARDSAVAAGGSGHGTIEEYAPVYERATSLVVGHDVLELGSCFGFLSLRLARAGWRVTASDVSSGTVALLDRVATRLAVPLTTVVADAAHYPGPDRGADTVLALHLLEHLEPDHGDRVVAEALRLARHRVVVAVPLEDEADETWGHVRTVGVADLVTWGEAAVRDGRARAYAVDEHHGGWLVLDR; encoded by the coding sequence GTGAGCCTGGCCCCCGGCCCCGTGCCGCCGATCGACCCCCTCGCCCCCGCCCTCCCGGGCGAGCGGGGCGTCTACCGCGACGGCCTGGTCGAGGTGCGGGCCGTCGGGCCGCAGCGTCCGCGCCGGGCGCTGCGCACCGTGCGTACGACGCACTTCGACCTCGCGGTCCGCGGCGACCTGGTCCACCTGGAGCACGTCCTCGCCCCCGCCGAGGTCGACGACGACCTGGCCGGGCTGCTGGCGGCCGAGCTGTTCGGACCGGGCTGGCTGCGCGGCGCCGACCTCTTCGAGCGGCTCTTCACCGGGATCGTGCTCTCGGGCGAGGCCGACCCGTTGACGGCCTGGGAGGGGTTCTACCGCGCGACGATGGCGCGCGTGGAGGAGGAGGTCGCGCGGGACTCGGCCGTGGCGGCCGGCGGCTCCGGGCACGGCACCATCGAGGAGTACGCCCCGGTCTACGAGCGCGCCACCTCCCTGGTCGTCGGGCACGACGTCCTCGAGCTGGGCTCCTGCTTCGGGTTCCTCTCGCTGCGCCTGGCCCGCGCCGGGTGGCGGGTGACCGCCTCCGACGTCTCGTCCGGCACCGTGGCGCTGCTCGACCGGGTGGCCACGCGCCTGGCGGTGCCGCTGACGACCGTGGTCGCCGACGCCGCCCACTACCCCGGCCCGGACCGTGGCGCCGACACCGTCCTGGCCCTGCACCTGCTCGAGCACCTCGAGCCCGACCACGGCGACCGCGTCGTCGCCGAGGCGCTGCGCCTGGCCCGCCACCGCGTGGTCGTCGCGGTTCCCCTCGAGGACGAGGCCGACGAGACCTGGGGCCACGTCCGGACCGTCGGCGTCGCCGACCTGGTCACCTGGGGCGAGGCCGCCGTCCGCGACGGCCGCGCCCGGGCGTACGCCGTCGACGAGCACCACGGCGGGTGGCTGGTCCTCGACCGCTGA
- a CDS encoding VWA domain-containing protein — translation MEGALHRFVRLLRLHGVRISTAEVIDAMHAVAQPSVLEQRSVLHAALAVSLVKDRRDQEVFDDVFDKFFGLRAVVEDETGHGHGHAHDDLTDDGDLHDFTLSEEPGDVPEDGHSHGKPDDIKEFFKPEDMAQQFNLHQEANKIDVAALTDEIVLSNDTTDQAGEMARVQLSTSRMHNPGNPGDLVSAPGLRLDVELSVAEEIALLSWIDERVNEISEEDTTDDEKGASLAALREALAPWMEKLPETLRDHLERLMSLDRDLEGREIEAAQAETVDERERADLEEALRRLLRSLHGAPRPRRRAAARGVVDGRRTMRSNMKYDGVPFRPVTVAKVEDRPRLLVLADVSLSVRSTARFTLHLVHSLQSVAASVRSFAFVQDLVEISDLFAEHRIEEALSLVMAGLPAGGVLDVDADSDYGSAFETFLEQYGSVVTRRTTLLVLGDGRGNGNDPGMRAFEELTRRARSTIWLTPEPRYSWGLGGCDLPAYAEYCDRVQVVRNLSGLEKASTSLRVTGAS, via the coding sequence GTGGAGGGCGCGCTGCACCGCTTCGTCCGCCTGCTGCGGCTGCACGGGGTCCGGATCAGCACCGCCGAGGTGATCGACGCCATGCACGCCGTGGCCCAGCCCAGCGTGCTCGAGCAGCGGAGCGTGCTGCACGCCGCGCTCGCGGTGAGCCTGGTCAAGGACCGCCGCGACCAGGAGGTCTTCGACGACGTCTTCGACAAGTTCTTCGGCCTGCGCGCCGTCGTCGAGGACGAGACCGGCCACGGTCACGGCCACGCCCACGACGACCTCACCGACGACGGCGACCTGCACGACTTCACGCTCTCGGAGGAGCCCGGCGACGTCCCCGAGGACGGCCACTCGCACGGCAAGCCCGACGACATCAAGGAGTTCTTCAAGCCCGAGGACATGGCCCAGCAGTTCAACCTGCACCAGGAGGCCAACAAGATCGACGTCGCGGCGCTGACCGACGAGATCGTGCTGTCCAACGACACCACCGACCAGGCCGGCGAGATGGCCCGGGTCCAGCTGTCGACCAGCCGGATGCACAACCCCGGCAACCCCGGCGACCTCGTCTCGGCCCCCGGGCTGCGCCTGGACGTCGAGCTGTCGGTGGCCGAGGAGATCGCGCTGCTGTCGTGGATCGACGAGCGGGTCAACGAGATCTCCGAGGAGGACACGACCGACGACGAGAAGGGCGCCAGCCTGGCCGCCCTCCGCGAGGCGCTGGCCCCGTGGATGGAGAAGCTGCCCGAGACCCTGCGCGACCACCTCGAGCGGCTGATGTCGCTGGACCGCGACCTGGAGGGCCGCGAGATCGAGGCCGCCCAGGCCGAGACCGTCGACGAGCGCGAGCGCGCCGACCTCGAGGAGGCGCTGCGGCGCCTGCTGCGCAGCCTGCACGGCGCGCCCCGCCCGCGGCGTCGCGCGGCCGCCCGGGGCGTCGTCGACGGCCGGCGCACGATGCGCTCGAACATGAAGTACGACGGCGTCCCCTTCCGTCCGGTGACCGTGGCCAAGGTCGAGGACCGGCCGCGCCTGCTGGTGCTGGCCGACGTCTCGCTCTCGGTCCGCTCGACCGCCCGCTTCACCCTCCACCTCGTGCACAGCCTGCAGTCGGTGGCCGCGTCCGTGCGCAGCTTCGCCTTCGTCCAGGACCTCGTCGAGATCAGCGACCTCTTCGCCGAGCACCGGATCGAGGAGGCGCTGTCGCTGGTGATGGCCGGCCTGCCCGCGGGCGGCGTGCTCGACGTGGACGCCGACTCCGACTACGGCTCGGCGTTCGAGACCTTCCTCGAGCAGTACGGCTCCGTGGTCACCCGCCGCACGACCCTGCTGGTCCTCGGCGACGGGCGCGGCAACGGCAACGACCCCGGCATGCGCGCCTTTGAGGAGCTCACCCGCCGCGCCCGGTCGACCATCTGGCTCACCCCGGAGCCCCGCTACAGCTGGGGCCTGGGCGGGTGCGACCTGCCGGCCTACGCCGAGTACTGCGACCGGGTCCAGGTCGTGCGCAACCTGTCCGGGCTGGAGAAGGCGTCGACCTCGCTGCGGGTGACGGGGGCGTCGTGA
- a CDS encoding AAA family ATPase, protein MTLADPAPDFADVADTKARFAEHGYLVDDRLATTVFLQTRLDKPVLLEGPAGVGKTQLALSLAQATGRRLLRLQCYEGQDETKALYEWDYGKQLLYTQILREKIGQVVADTNTLAEAVDKIAAQDSVFFSERFLAPRPLLEAIDSDQPCVLLIDEVDRADEALEAVLLELLAEFQISIPEIGTVVAKHKPYVVLTSNNTRDLSAALKRRCLHLFLDYPGAQRELEIIRSKDTGLSESLAVRLVGIVRSLRELELRKAPSISETIDWARTLAVLGVEELTAEVLSSTLNVVVKYERDLTKALDAIPRMVDPNATVPDSLTGHGHGHGHGHDDEPAPAAPARTPVADDGDVDGKAKRAAKDQPGRHEGGYNGRPTKPAGSAPAKKVPSSQGARSFPTRRRPV, encoded by the coding sequence TTGACCCTCGCCGACCCCGCCCCCGACTTCGCCGACGTCGCCGACACCAAGGCCCGCTTCGCCGAGCACGGCTACCTGGTCGACGACCGGCTGGCCACGACGGTCTTCCTGCAGACCCGGCTCGACAAGCCGGTGCTGCTCGAGGGACCCGCGGGGGTCGGCAAGACGCAGCTCGCGCTGAGCCTGGCCCAGGCCACGGGGCGCCGGCTGCTGCGGCTGCAGTGCTACGAGGGCCAGGACGAGACCAAGGCGCTCTACGAGTGGGACTACGGCAAGCAGCTGCTCTACACCCAGATCCTGCGCGAGAAGATCGGCCAGGTCGTCGCCGACACGAACACGCTGGCCGAGGCCGTCGACAAGATCGCGGCCCAGGACTCGGTGTTCTTCTCCGAGCGCTTCCTGGCCCCCCGACCGCTGCTCGAGGCGATCGACTCCGACCAGCCCTGCGTGCTGCTGATCGACGAGGTCGACCGGGCCGACGAGGCCCTGGAGGCGGTGCTGCTCGAGCTGCTGGCCGAGTTCCAGATCTCCATCCCGGAGATCGGCACGGTCGTGGCCAAGCACAAGCCGTACGTCGTGCTCACCTCCAACAACACCCGCGACCTGTCCGCGGCGCTCAAGCGGCGCTGCCTGCACCTGTTCCTGGACTACCCCGGCGCCCAGCGCGAGCTGGAGATCATCCGCTCCAAGGACACCGGGCTGTCGGAGTCGCTGGCCGTACGCCTGGTGGGCATCGTGCGCTCCCTGCGCGAGCTGGAGCTGCGCAAGGCGCCGAGCATCTCCGAGACCATCGACTGGGCCCGCACGCTGGCGGTCCTGGGTGTCGAGGAGCTGACCGCCGAGGTCCTCTCCTCCACCCTCAACGTCGTCGTGAAGTACGAGCGCGACCTCACCAAGGCCCTCGACGCGATCCCGCGCATGGTCGACCCGAACGCGACGGTGCCCGACTCGCTGACCGGTCACGGCCACGGTCACGGCCACGGCCACGACGACGAGCCCGCCCCGGCCGCGCCCGCGCGGACCCCGGTGGCCGACGACGGCGACGTCGACGGCAAGGCCAAGCGCGCGGCCAAGGACCAGCCCGGGCGGCACGAGGGCGGCTACAACGGGCGGCCGACCAAGCCCGCCGGCAGCGCCCCGGCCAAGAAGGTCCCCAGCAGCCAGGGCGCCCGCTCGTTCCCCACCCGCCGCCGGCCGGTCTGA
- the mdo gene encoding NDMA-dependent methanol dehydrogenase (This methanol dehydrogenase is considered a nicotinoprotein, since its NADP cofactor remains is not dissociable, but instead remains permanently bound. A member of this family has been shown to act as a formaldehyde dismutase, able to convert two molecules of formaldehyde (plus one water molecule) into one of methanol and one of formate, with no net change in its redox state. More recently, it was shown in Mycobacterium smegmatis that this enzyme is critical to ethanol utilization, for which the biosynthesis of the cofactor-like electron carrier mycofactocin is also required.), which produces MQVDELLKPFPIKEFHPFPRALMGPGAHEMIGPEALKMGFRKTLVMTSGLRGTDIVHKIVESMKYHGLEVVVYDKVESNPKDYNVMDSVKLYQENACDSFVSIGGGSSHDACKGARVSVAHDGRNVNEFEGFNMSENPKNPPHIAVSTTAGTGSETSWAYVITDTTTDPDNPHKYVAFDDASVTSLAIDDPVLYFDCPVDYTAQCGFDVLAHASEPYVSRLNFQPSLGNALHAIKLTNEHLRQAVWNGQDLAGREGMMYAQYIAAQAFNSGGLGIIHSISHAVSAFYDTHHGLNNAIALPRVWAFNMPSQYKRFADIARAMDIDTHGMTDIQAADAALAASIRLLRDVGITERFVDVTADSYSKNRLGQGPTAFYENAKVISGDEADVARITNHVLGDACTPGNAKECTFETVQPVVDHCMNGDLDDLLI; this is translated from the coding sequence ATGCAGGTCGACGAGCTGCTCAAGCCGTTCCCGATCAAGGAGTTCCACCCGTTCCCCCGAGCCCTGATGGGGCCGGGGGCGCACGAGATGATCGGCCCGGAGGCCCTCAAGATGGGCTTCCGCAAGACCCTCGTCATGACGTCGGGCCTGCGCGGCACCGACATCGTGCACAAGATCGTCGAGTCGATGAAGTACCACGGTCTCGAGGTGGTGGTCTACGACAAGGTCGAGTCCAACCCCAAGGACTACAACGTCATGGACTCGGTGAAGCTCTACCAGGAGAACGCCTGCGACTCGTTCGTCTCCATCGGCGGCGGCTCCTCGCACGACGCCTGCAAGGGCGCCCGCGTCTCGGTGGCCCACGACGGCCGCAACGTGAACGAGTTCGAGGGCTTCAACATGTCCGAGAACCCGAAGAACCCGCCGCACATCGCGGTCTCCACCACGGCCGGCACCGGCTCGGAGACGTCCTGGGCCTACGTCATCACCGACACCACGACCGACCCGGACAACCCGCACAAGTACGTCGCCTTCGACGACGCCTCGGTGACCTCGCTGGCGATCGACGACCCGGTGCTCTACTTCGACTGCCCGGTCGACTACACCGCCCAGTGCGGGTTCGACGTGCTCGCGCACGCCTCCGAGCCGTACGTCTCCCGGCTGAACTTCCAGCCCTCGCTCGGCAACGCGCTGCACGCGATCAAGCTGACCAACGAGCACCTGCGCCAGGCCGTGTGGAACGGCCAGGACCTCGCCGGCCGCGAGGGGATGATGTACGCCCAGTACATCGCCGCCCAGGCGTTCAACTCCGGCGGCCTCGGCATCATCCACTCGATCTCGCACGCGGTGAGCGCCTTCTACGACACCCACCACGGCCTCAACAACGCGATCGCGCTGCCGCGGGTCTGGGCGTTCAACATGCCCAGCCAGTACAAGCGGTTCGCCGACATCGCCCGCGCGATGGACATCGACACCCACGGCATGACCGACATCCAGGCCGCCGACGCCGCGCTCGCCGCCTCGATCCGGCTGCTGCGCGACGTGGGGATCACCGAGCGGTTCGTCGACGTGACCGCCGACAGCTACTCCAAGAACCGCCTGGGCCAGGGCCCGACCGCGTTCTACGAGAACGCCAAGGTGATCAGCGGCGACGAGGCCGACGTGGCCCGGATCACCAACCACGTCCTGGGCGACGCCTGCACGCCCGGCAACGCCAAGGAGTGCACCTTCGAGACGGTGCAGCCCGTGGTCGACCACTGCATGAACGGCGACCTGGACGACCTGCTCATCTGA
- the mftF gene encoding mycofactocin biosynthesis glycosyltransferase MftF (Members of this protein family, MftF, are glycosyltransferases, members of PF00535 (glycosyl transferase family 2). The encoding gene is found as part of the mycofactocin cassette, in Mycobacterium tuberculosis, many other Actinobacteria, and occasional members of other lineages. Mycofactocin itself, a putative redox carrier, is a heavily modified derivative of the C-terminal Val-Tyr dipeptide of the mycofactocin precursor MftA (TIGR03969).) yields the protein MTTPPPASTPVPEGTGLRLLPGARLGSRAPDGSRTLTGYGADRVLRLVPRAAGIVAGLPALLEDPVGRRLARTLLDAGVAEPWWPDAAPADDAEEAGDAGAGAGAGVTVVVPVHDRPDELARLLAALPGGPGGVPVVVVDDASADPGPVAAVAAAHGARLLRHPVNRGPAAARNTGLAAVTTPLVAFVDSDVVPEPGWLGTLRRHLDDPLVAVAAPRVLALEGLPSADRLARWVGAYETDRSSLDLGPRAAQVRPRAPVSYVPSACWLARVEALGDGFAEELRSGEDVDLVWRLVAAGWRVRYEPAARVRHDHRAGPAAWLRRKAFYGGSAADLARRHGDAVAPVVLTPWAAVTAVALLAQRRWSVPVAAAAWGTATVVLARRLPGERPAADAAVLASRGVGAVLTQTAASLTRHHWPLAVLAATRSRRARRALLVAALGEGLWDHHRVGATQSPAAYVVAHRLDDLAYGAGVWVGAVRARSPRALLPVLLRRRTGG from the coding sequence ATGACCACGCCGCCCCCCGCCTCCACGCCCGTCCCCGAGGGCACCGGTCTGCGCCTGCTGCCCGGTGCCCGGCTGGGCTCCCGCGCGCCGGACGGCAGCCGGACCCTGACGGGGTACGGCGCCGACCGCGTCCTGCGGCTGGTGCCCCGCGCGGCCGGGATCGTGGCCGGGCTGCCGGCCCTGCTCGAGGACCCGGTCGGCCGGCGGCTGGCCCGCACCCTGCTGGACGCGGGCGTGGCCGAGCCGTGGTGGCCCGACGCGGCGCCCGCCGACGACGCCGAAGAAGCCGGCGACGCCGGGGCCGGGGCCGGGGCCGGCGTGACCGTCGTGGTGCCGGTGCACGACCGCCCGGACGAGCTGGCCCGGCTGCTGGCCGCGCTGCCGGGAGGCCCGGGTGGGGTGCCGGTCGTGGTCGTCGACGACGCCTCGGCCGACCCCGGCCCGGTCGCGGCCGTCGCCGCGGCGCACGGCGCCCGGCTGCTGCGGCACCCGGTCAACCGCGGGCCGGCCGCGGCGCGCAACACCGGCCTGGCCGCCGTCACGACCCCGCTGGTGGCCTTCGTCGACTCCGACGTGGTGCCCGAGCCGGGCTGGCTGGGGACCCTGCGCCGCCACCTCGACGACCCCCTCGTGGCGGTGGCCGCCCCCCGGGTGCTCGCGCTCGAGGGGCTCCCGTCGGCGGACCGCCTGGCGCGGTGGGTGGGGGCGTACGAGACCGACCGCTCGTCGCTCGACCTGGGACCCCGCGCCGCCCAGGTCCGCCCCCGGGCGCCGGTCTCCTACGTCCCGAGCGCCTGCTGGCTCGCGCGGGTCGAGGCGCTCGGGGACGGGTTCGCCGAGGAGCTGCGCAGCGGCGAGGACGTCGACCTCGTCTGGCGCCTGGTCGCCGCGGGCTGGCGGGTGCGGTACGAGCCCGCGGCGCGGGTGCGCCACGACCACCGTGCGGGGCCGGCGGCCTGGCTGCGGCGCAAGGCGTTCTACGGCGGCTCGGCGGCCGACCTCGCCCGCCGCCACGGCGACGCCGTGGCCCCGGTCGTGCTGACGCCGTGGGCGGCGGTCACGGCCGTCGCCCTGCTGGCCCAGCGCCGCTGGTCCGTGCCGGTCGCGGCGGCGGCGTGGGGCACCGCGACCGTCGTGCTCGCCCGCCGGCTGCCCGGCGAGCGACCCGCCGCGGACGCCGCCGTGCTGGCCTCCCGCGGGGTCGGGGCGGTGCTGACCCAGACCGCCGCGTCGCTGACCCGCCACCACTGGCCGCTGGCCGTCCTGGCCGCCACCCGCTCCCGGCGGGCCCGCCGGGCGCTGCTGGTCGCGGCGCTGGGGGAGGGGCTGTGGGACCACCACCGGGTCGGGGCGACGCAGTCGCCGGCGGCCTACGTCGTCGCCCACCGTCTCGACGACCTCGCCTACGGCGCAGGGGTCTGGGTCGGCGCGGTGCGCGCCCGCTCGCCCCGGGCGCTGCTGCCGGTGCTGCTGCGCCGGCGCACGGGTGGCTAG